One window from the genome of Actinoplanes teichomyceticus ATCC 31121 encodes:
- a CDS encoding DUF1330 domain-containing protein codes for MGAYWINTFTAIHDETKLARYIDLAGPAMRAAGGVFLARGNPVHVLEGSSGLRTTVIRFDSVDAAVAAYHSPAYQEALAELGDGAERDIRILNAVDS; via the coding sequence GTGGGAGCCTATTGGATCAACACGTTCACCGCCATCCACGACGAAACGAAGCTCGCGCGCTACATCGATCTGGCCGGCCCGGCGATGCGGGCGGCCGGCGGAGTGTTCCTCGCCCGCGGTAACCCCGTGCACGTCCTGGAGGGATCCTCCGGCCTTCGCACCACCGTCATCCGCTTCGACAGCGTCGATGCCGCGGTGGCGGCATACCACAGCCCGGCCTACCAGGAGGCGCTCGCCGAGCTGGGCGACGGCGCGGAACGCGACATCCGGATCCTCAACGCCGTGGATTCCTGA
- a CDS encoding helix-turn-helix domain-containing protein, with protein sequence MRHEQEFLELLAREAALVEFERPLVDARSAGLSGAALADLEQAKLLALRVRALLERRRRREEELSALYDTAGDLAGLRDVDAVLRAIVHRARTLLNVDVSYMTLNDADRGDTYMRITDGSVAASFQRLRLPPGAGLGGLVALTGTPYATANYPSDARFEHVTSIDVGVRDEGLVAILGVPMRLGSTVIGVLFAADRTERPFARDEVALLQSLAAHAAVALDTARLLSETQTALAELSAANTVIRAHSESVERAAAAHDRMTAVVLRGGQVDDVAADLVDVLHGALLVIDAHGRTVATAAGPDLSAGLPEPDAALIEEAVAASRGKGGSVRRGDLVITAVVAGADDLGALVLRPAQPLTDVDERILERAAQVTALLLLFRRTVADAEAQVRGDLLDDLISRPVRDTQAVRVRAGRLGLDMDAPFVVVAAGNDAGDGLGQRAVSWARTFAAGRRGLAIARDGRVVLLLPGEDPGAVARLVARDLGRTLGRPVTAGGAGPARGAQAVASAYREADRCLSALVALGRSGTGGGTDELGYVGLLLSERRDVAGFVHAVAGPVIDYDTRRGTALVRTLEAWFEAGGGHAKAAEALHVHVNTVTQRLERVAHLLGDDWQAPARMLDLQLALRLHRLRG encoded by the coding sequence ATGCGGCACGAACAGGAGTTCCTCGAACTGCTGGCGCGTGAGGCCGCCCTCGTGGAGTTCGAGCGGCCACTGGTCGACGCCCGCTCAGCCGGCCTGTCCGGTGCCGCGCTCGCCGACCTCGAGCAGGCCAAACTGCTCGCTCTGCGGGTGCGGGCGCTGCTGGAGCGGCGCCGCCGCCGCGAGGAGGAGCTGTCCGCTCTCTACGACACCGCCGGCGACCTGGCCGGGCTGCGGGACGTGGACGCGGTGCTGCGGGCCATCGTGCACCGGGCCCGGACCCTGCTCAATGTCGACGTGTCGTACATGACGCTCAACGACGCCGACCGCGGCGACACCTACATGCGGATCACCGACGGGTCGGTCGCGGCCAGCTTCCAGCGGCTGCGACTGCCGCCGGGCGCCGGGCTGGGCGGGCTGGTCGCGCTCACCGGCACGCCGTACGCCACCGCGAACTACCCGTCCGACGCCCGGTTCGAGCACGTGACCTCGATCGACGTGGGGGTCAGGGACGAGGGGCTGGTGGCGATCCTCGGCGTGCCGATGCGGCTGGGATCCACCGTGATCGGCGTGCTGTTCGCCGCCGACCGCACCGAACGGCCGTTCGCCCGCGACGAGGTGGCCCTGCTGCAATCGCTCGCCGCACACGCGGCCGTCGCCCTCGACACCGCGCGCCTGCTCAGCGAGACCCAGACCGCCCTCGCCGAACTGTCCGCCGCCAACACCGTGATCCGCGCGCACAGCGAGTCGGTGGAACGGGCGGCCGCCGCCCACGACCGGATGACCGCGGTCGTGCTGCGCGGCGGACAGGTCGACGACGTCGCCGCCGACCTGGTGGACGTACTGCACGGCGCCCTGCTGGTGATCGACGCGCACGGCCGTACGGTGGCCACCGCCGCCGGCCCGGACCTCTCCGCCGGCCTCCCGGAACCCGACGCCGCCCTGATCGAGGAGGCCGTGGCGGCATCGCGCGGCAAGGGCGGCAGCGTCCGGCGCGGCGACCTGGTGATCACCGCGGTGGTGGCCGGCGCGGACGATCTCGGCGCGCTGGTGCTGCGCCCGGCGCAGCCGCTCACCGACGTCGACGAGCGCATCCTGGAACGCGCCGCCCAGGTCACCGCGCTGCTGCTGCTCTTCCGGCGCACCGTGGCCGACGCCGAGGCGCAGGTCCGCGGTGACCTGCTCGACGACCTGATCAGCCGGCCGGTGCGCGACACCCAGGCGGTGCGGGTCCGGGCCGGGCGGTTGGGACTCGACATGGACGCGCCGTTCGTCGTCGTCGCCGCCGGCAACGACGCCGGCGATGGTCTGGGCCAGCGCGCGGTGTCCTGGGCGCGGACGTTCGCGGCCGGCCGGCGCGGCCTGGCGATCGCCCGGGACGGCCGGGTGGTGCTGCTGCTGCCGGGCGAGGACCCGGGCGCGGTGGCCCGGCTGGTCGCCCGGGATCTGGGGCGCACGCTCGGCCGGCCGGTCACCGCGGGCGGCGCCGGCCCGGCCCGGGGAGCGCAGGCTGTCGCCTCCGCCTACCGCGAGGCCGACCGGTGCCTCAGCGCGCTGGTCGCCCTGGGCCGCTCCGGCACCGGCGGTGGTACGGATGAACTCGGCTACGTCGGGCTGCTGCTGAGCGAGCGACGCGACGTGGCCGGTTTCGTGCACGCCGTCGCCGGGCCGGTGATCGACTACGACACGCGCCGGGGCACCGCCCTGGTCCGCACCCTGGAGGCCTGGTTCGAGGCCGGCGGCGGGCACGCGAAGGCCGCCGAGGCGCTGCACGTGCACGTCAACACCGTCACCCAGCGTCTGGAACGGGTCGCCCACCTGCTCGGCGACGACTGGCAGGCGCCGGCCCGGATGCTCGACCTTCAGCTGGCCCTGCGCTTGCACCGGCTGCGTGGCTGA
- a CDS encoding helix-turn-helix domain-containing protein: MHPYARRQTLGRPRQERISGGATPHLDRVAQPPAHVPAPAGSASSSWSTCAGFSQDVGITPARYVEQVRVRAAQTLLENTDDTTDTVARRCGFGTAETMRRAFQRVLGIPPASYRERFHAAHPWG, from the coding sequence GTGCATCCGTACGCCCGGCGGCAGACCCTGGGCCGCCCACGTCAGGAACGGATCAGCGGCGGCGCCACGCCGCACCTCGACCGGGTGGCGCAGCCGCCTGCTCACGTCCCGGCGCCCGCCGGATCAGCGAGCAGTTCCTGGTCTACCTGCGCCGGTTTCAGCCAGGACGTCGGCATCACCCCGGCCCGGTACGTGGAGCAGGTACGGGTCCGCGCCGCCCAGACCCTGCTGGAGAACACCGACGACACCACCGACACCGTCGCCCGCCGCTGCGGCTTCGGCACCGCGGAGACCATGCGCCGGGCCTTCCAGCGCGTGCTGGGCATCCCGCCGGCCAGCTACCGCGAGCGCTTCCACGCGGCGCACCCCTGGGGATGA
- a CDS encoding CGNR zinc finger domain-containing protein, whose translation MSVASLPGGGAPLLGEPAPIELGNTVYAVRGRLKDGLQTVEHLAAWLRDMRPRLGVTLTDDDVRSVTDHELRLARELRDAIRALGATAVAGRPPDPEAVATLNRHAGRTPRWRELRTLPEPHVTQCSAGRPVAAALSALAEEAVDFFGGRPRDDVRACPGPGCVLYFVREGSRREFCSAGCSNRARAARHYARSKGTGDPDGGCDQPRPAR comes from the coding sequence GTGAGTGTGGCGAGTCTTCCCGGAGGGGGTGCGCCGCTCCTCGGCGAGCCTGCGCCGATCGAACTGGGCAACACCGTCTACGCCGTGCGAGGCCGGCTCAAGGACGGTCTGCAGACGGTCGAACACCTCGCCGCGTGGCTGCGCGACATGCGTCCACGCCTGGGCGTCACGCTCACCGACGACGACGTGCGGAGCGTGACCGACCACGAGCTACGCCTGGCCCGGGAGCTGCGCGACGCCATCCGGGCCCTCGGCGCCACCGCGGTGGCCGGGCGCCCACCGGACCCGGAGGCCGTGGCGACCCTCAACCGGCACGCCGGCCGGACACCGCGATGGCGCGAGTTGCGTACTCTTCCGGAACCGCACGTGACGCAGTGCTCGGCCGGTCGGCCGGTCGCGGCCGCGCTCTCCGCCCTCGCGGAGGAAGCCGTCGATTTCTTCGGCGGCCGGCCGCGCGACGACGTGCGGGCCTGCCCGGGTCCCGGATGCGTGCTCTACTTCGTCCGCGAAGGGTCACGGCGGGAGTTCTGCTCCGCCGGGTGCTCCAACCGCGCCCGGGCCGCCCGGCACTACGCCAGGTCCAAGGGGACGGGCGACCCCGACGGGGGCTGCGATCAGCCGCGACCGGCTCGGTAG
- a CDS encoding MFS transporter: MSRTPIVKVVLASLVGTAVEWYDFFLYGSAAALIFGTLFFPSSDPVTGTLLAFGTYALGFVARPLGGVIFGHFGDRVGRKRMLVVSLLVMGLATVAIGLLPTYATIGLAAPVLLLVCRLLQGFAVGGEWGGAVLMAAEHGDDARRGFWSSWPQAGVALGNLLATGVLWLLALVQPDETFEAWGWRVPFLLSAVLVLVGLWVRLSIEESPVFRQARAERDARDGGRGHQPLLEVIRRYPREILLAMGMRLAENIGYYLVTVISITYLTTFAGTSADRGMILTALLIGSAVQFVVVPAVGALSDRVGRRPLYLTGAIGLALWSYVFFGLVGSRSEPKIILAVVVGLILHALMYAPQAAFFSELFGTSVRYTGASVGYQLASIMAGALAPIVALKLLGDVSRPNTTAVAVYMTVASVLTVVAVLLARETAGSSLRHDRTLDSAEDQQSPART, from the coding sequence ATGTCCCGTACCCCCATCGTCAAGGTCGTTCTGGCATCCCTGGTCGGCACCGCCGTGGAGTGGTACGACTTCTTCCTCTACGGCTCCGCGGCCGCCCTGATCTTCGGCACCCTGTTCTTCCCCTCGTCCGATCCGGTGACCGGCACCCTGCTGGCGTTCGGCACCTATGCGCTCGGCTTCGTCGCCCGCCCGCTCGGCGGGGTGATCTTCGGGCATTTCGGTGACCGGGTCGGCCGCAAGCGGATGCTGGTCGTCTCGCTCCTGGTGATGGGCCTGGCCACCGTGGCGATCGGCCTCCTGCCGACGTACGCGACGATCGGCCTGGCCGCACCGGTGCTGCTGCTGGTGTGCCGCCTGCTGCAGGGCTTCGCGGTCGGCGGCGAGTGGGGCGGGGCCGTGCTGATGGCCGCCGAGCACGGCGACGACGCCCGGCGCGGCTTCTGGTCCTCCTGGCCACAGGCCGGTGTCGCGCTCGGCAACCTGCTCGCGACCGGCGTGCTGTGGCTGCTCGCGCTGGTGCAGCCGGACGAGACCTTCGAGGCGTGGGGCTGGCGGGTCCCGTTCCTGCTCAGCGCCGTCCTCGTGCTCGTCGGCCTCTGGGTGCGCCTGTCCATCGAGGAGTCGCCGGTGTTCCGGCAGGCCCGCGCCGAACGCGACGCCCGCGACGGCGGCCGCGGTCACCAGCCACTGCTCGAGGTGATCCGCCGCTACCCGCGCGAGATCCTGCTGGCGATGGGCATGCGGCTCGCCGAGAACATCGGGTACTACCTGGTCACGGTCATCTCGATCACCTACCTGACGACGTTCGCCGGCACCTCCGCGGACCGCGGCATGATCCTCACCGCGCTGCTGATCGGCTCCGCCGTCCAGTTCGTCGTCGTCCCCGCCGTCGGCGCGCTCTCCGACCGGGTCGGCCGCCGCCCGCTCTACCTGACCGGCGCGATCGGCCTCGCCCTCTGGTCGTACGTGTTCTTCGGCCTGGTCGGCAGCCGCTCCGAGCCGAAGATCATCCTCGCCGTGGTCGTCGGCCTGATCCTGCACGCGCTCATGTACGCCCCGCAGGCCGCGTTCTTCTCCGAGCTGTTCGGCACCTCGGTGCGGTACACCGGCGCCTCGGTGGGATATCAGCTCGCCTCGATCATGGCCGGGGCGCTGGCCCCGATCGTCGCGCTGAAACTGCTCGGCGACGTGAGCCGGCCGAACACCACGGCGGTGGCCGTCTACATGACCGTGGCGTCGGTGCTCACCGTGGTCGCGGTGCTGCTGGCCCGGGAGACCGCCGGGTCGTCGCTGCGCCACGACCGGACCCTGGACAGCGCCGAGGACCAGCAGTCCCCGGCCCGTACCTGA
- a CDS encoding VOC family protein, whose amino-acid sequence MSSPHLTTGHVGLNVTDLARSTDFYRRVFGFDLIGEQTGGDRAFAFLGRDGALLVALWQQSGGRFPVDRPGLHHLSFQVPDIEAVRRAEATLRDLGVEILHDGIVPHGEGASSGGVFFTDPDGIRLEIFAPTGADTAPAPTQGAPTCGFF is encoded by the coding sequence ATGAGTTCGCCCCACCTCACGACCGGGCACGTCGGGTTGAACGTGACCGACCTGGCCCGCTCCACCGACTTCTACCGTCGGGTCTTCGGCTTCGACCTGATCGGGGAGCAGACCGGCGGCGACCGCGCGTTCGCGTTCCTCGGCCGTGACGGGGCCCTGCTGGTCGCGCTGTGGCAGCAGAGCGGCGGCCGGTTCCCGGTCGACCGCCCGGGTCTGCACCATCTGTCGTTCCAGGTGCCCGACATCGAGGCGGTGCGGCGGGCCGAGGCCACGCTGCGGGACCTGGGCGTGGAGATCCTCCACGACGGCATCGTCCCGCACGGCGAGGGCGCCTCCTCCGGCGGCGTGTTCTTCACCGATCCGGACGGCATCCGTCTGGAGATCTTCGCGCCGACCGGCGCCGACACCGCACCGGCGCCGACCCAGGGCGCACCGACCTGCGGCTTCTTCTAG
- a CDS encoding 3-hydroxybutyrate dehydrogenase — translation MTTARVVDLDLTGRTALVTGAGSGIGRACAERLAAAGAEVVVLDIDERSVTRVAAAIGGRAVTADLSDLDTLDAFTAADVLVNNAGLQVVAPLPDFPADKFALLQRVMVEAPFRLIKAVLPHMYQRGWGRIVNISSVHGLVASPYKAAYVTAKHALEGLSKVTALEGAKHGVTSNCVNPAFVRTPLVERQIDDQAAVNGIDRAEVVDRILLDRAAIRQLIEPEQVAEIVAYLCSPPASLITGSSIVIDGGWTAH, via the coding sequence ATGACGACGGCACGAGTGGTCGATCTGGACCTGACGGGGCGTACCGCGCTGGTCACCGGCGCCGGCAGCGGCATCGGCCGGGCCTGCGCCGAGCGGCTGGCCGCGGCCGGCGCCGAGGTGGTGGTGCTGGACATCGACGAGCGGTCGGTGACGCGGGTGGCGGCCGCGATCGGCGGCCGGGCGGTGACCGCCGACCTGTCCGACCTCGACACCCTGGACGCGTTCACGGCCGCCGACGTGCTGGTCAACAACGCCGGGCTGCAGGTGGTGGCGCCGCTGCCGGACTTCCCGGCCGACAAGTTCGCGCTGCTCCAACGGGTCATGGTGGAGGCGCCGTTCCGGCTGATCAAGGCGGTGCTGCCACACATGTACCAGCGCGGCTGGGGCCGGATCGTGAACATCTCCTCGGTGCACGGGTTGGTCGCCTCGCCGTACAAGGCGGCCTACGTGACCGCCAAGCACGCCCTGGAGGGGCTGTCCAAGGTGACCGCGCTGGAGGGCGCCAAGCACGGGGTGACCTCCAACTGCGTCAACCCGGCCTTCGTCCGTACCCCCCTGGTCGAGCGGCAGATCGACGACCAGGCCGCGGTCAACGGCATCGACCGGGCCGAGGTGGTCGACAGGATCCTGCTCGACCGGGCGGCGATCCGTCAGCTGATCGAGCCGGAGCAGGTGGCCGAGATCGTGGCGTACCTGTGCAGTCCACCGGCCTCGCTGATCACCGGATCGTCGATCGTGATCGACGGCGGCTGGACGGCGCACTGA